One window of the Eucalyptus grandis isolate ANBG69807.140 chromosome 8, ASM1654582v1, whole genome shotgun sequence genome contains the following:
- the LOC104456834 gene encoding bifunctional 3-dehydroquinate dehydratase/shikimate dehydrogenase, chloroplastic codes for MDRNGVLVCAPLECETLEGMLSSMDKAKAHGADLVELRVDAMSFGRVSEVEELIRRRTLPAIVSFRLNSARASRRQNDKTTCLQVLRLALELDVEFVEMEHEVVSHFNIDELMEKRSSSKIIVSRHLNGDKPCKEKLGNLIALMQSSGGDVIKLLVDVDYITDLAPIFQLLTSCQVPLIATTVGDRGLIGQLLGPKFGGFLAYGSLEGAIPGLPTLTSLRQVYKIEHMNADTKVFGLISNPVGHSKGPLLHNPTFRYVGFNGIYVPMLVDNIKEFFKVYTSQDFAGFSVGIPHKEAAVACCDEVHPLAKSIGAVNTIVRRPTDGKLIGYNTDCEASITAIEDALRERHAANGEARAMDASPIAGKAFVLVGAGGAGRALAFGAKSRGARVFVFNRNFERAKALADAVSGEAIRYEHLDTFRPEEGMILANASAVGMEPHADKSPVSKGVLGAYELVFDAVYTPRNTRLLQEAAQAGAIVVSGMEMFIRQALHQFKLFTSGLAPEEFMRKLVLEQF; via the exons ATGGACAGGAATGGCGTGCTGGTGTGCGCTCCCCTGGAGTGCGAGACCCTGGAAGGGATGCTGTCCTCCATGGACAAGGCCAAGGCGCACGGCGCGGACCTCGTCGAGCTCCGCGTCGACGCCATGTCCTTCGGCCGGGTCTCCGAGGTCGAGGAGCTCATCCGGCGCCGCACCCTTCCCGCCATTGTCTCCTTCAG GTTGAATTCCGCAAGAGCTTCCCGCAGACAAAATGACAAGACCACTTGCTTGCAAGTGCTGCGGCTAGCGCTCGAACTGGACGTCGAGTTCGTCGAGATGGAACACGAG GTGGTTTCTCACTTCAACATCGATGAACTGATGGAAAAGCGTTCGAGCAGCAAAATAATCGTGTCGAGACACTTGAATGGCGACAAACCGTGCAAGGAGAAGCTCGGGAACTTAATTGCCTTGATGCAATCCTCTGGAGGAGACGTTATCAAGCTCCTTGTCGATGTTGATTACATCACGGATTTAGCACCGATTTTCCAGCTCCTCACCAGTTGCCAG GTTCCACTAATTGCCACCACGGTTGGCGACAGAGGGCTGATAGGCCAGTTGCTGGGGCCAAAGTTTGGCGGCTTCTTGGCGTATGGGTCGCTGGAAGGAGCAATTCCTGGTCTGCCGACACTGACTAGCCTCAGGCAAGTGTACAAGATTGAGCACATGAACGCGGACACCAAGGTCTTCGGCCTCATATCGAACCCAGTCGGGCACAGCAAAGGGCCGCTCCTCCACAACCCGACCTTCCGATATGTAGGGTTCAACGGTATCTATGTCCCTATGCTCGTTGATAACATCAAGGAGTTCTTCAAGGTCTATACCAGTCAAGATTTTGCAGGCTTCAG TGTGGGAATTCCACATAAGGAAGCAGCAGTTGCTTGCTGTGATGAAGTTCATCCACTAGCTAAG tccattGGAGCTGTGAATACTATAGTAAGGAGGCCTACTGATGGGAAGCTGATTGGGTACAACACAGATTGTGAGGCTTCAATCACTGCTATAGAGGATGCTCTGAGAG AGAGGCATGCCGCTAATGGGGAAGCCAGAGCAATGGACGCATCTCCAATTGCAGGGAAAGCATTTGTACTGGTTGGAGCTGGAGGAGCTGGAAGAGCTTTGGCCTTCGGCGCCAAGAGTCGCGGGGCCCGAGTCTTCGTCTTCAACCGCAACTTCG agagagcaaaagcCCTAGCCGACGCGGTATCGGGAGAAGCCATCAGGTACGAACACTTGGACACGTTCCGCCCCGAGGAAGGGATGATCCTTGCGAACGCGTCCGCCGTCGGAATGGAGCCGCACGCTGATAAGAGCCCCGTTTCCAAG GGGGTGCTGGGAGCATATGAGCTGGTGTTTGATGCAGTGTACACACCAAGGAACACAAGGCTATTGCAAGAGGCAGCACAGGCAGGGGCCATTGTGGTTAGTGGGATGGAGATGTTCATCAGACAGGCCCTCCATCAATTCAAACTCTTCACCAGCGGCTTAG CACCGGAGGAATTCATGCGCAAGCTCGTGTTGGAACAATTCTGA
- the LOC104456835 gene encoding mitochondrial substrate carrier family protein ucpB isoform X1 — MVGTSPSDSSSLPGSATQDKSRKWRLSPLDVAYHFGTSGLSVAVATGVTHPLDVLKVRLQMQLVGQRGQLTGMGQVFIQVLKNEGPRSLYLGMTPALTRSLLYGGLRLGLYEPSKYVCDQAFGSSNIFVKIASGAFSGAIATAMTNPVEVIKVRLQMNSGSTKAGPVREMRKIVSEEGVKALWKGVGPAMARAAALTASQLATYDESKRILRRLTPLEEGFNLHLSSSIVAGMVSTLMTAPMDMVKTRLMLQRESETLGRYKNGFHCAYQVIRTEGFRALYKGGFAIFARLGPQTTITFVLCEKLREVTGLKAL, encoded by the exons ATGGTCGGCACGTCGCCTTCCGATTCGTCTTCGCTTCCag GTTCTGCGACGCAAGACAAGAGTCGGAAATGGCGGTTGTCACCATTGGATGTCGCATATCACTTTGGCACCAGTGGGCTATCTGTCGCGGTTGCCACCGGGGTGACCCACCCTTTAG ATGTGCTCAAAGTTAGGCTACAAATGCAACTTGTTGGCCAGAGAGGTCAGTTGACTGGAATG GGCCAAGTATTCATTCAAGTGTTGAAGAATGAAGGGCCACGTTCATTGTATCTTGGAATGACACCTGCACTAACACGATCACTTCTTTATGGGGGCCTCCGCTTGGGCTTGTATGAACCCTCTAAATATGTCTGTGATCAGGCATTTGGGTCCTccaatatttttgttaaaatagcGTCTGGAGCATTTTCAGGTGCTATTGCAACAGCTATGACCAACCCAGTTGAAGTCATAAAG GTGCGGTTACAAATGAATTCAGGTTCGACAAAAGCTGGGCCAGTCCGAGAAATGCGCAAGATTGTGTCTGAAGAGGGAGTAAAAGCTCTCTGGAAAGGGGTTGGCCCTGCTATGGCTAGAGCTGCTGCTTTGACTGCATCACAGCTGGCAACATACGATGAATCCAAGCGG ATTTTGAGGAGATTGACACCTCTAGAGGAAGGATTTAATCTACATCTGAG CTCAAGTATAGTCGCAGGCATGGTGAGTACTCTCATGACAGCACCAATGGACATGGTTAAGACCCGTCTCATGTTGCAACGGGAATCTGAGACTCTGGGGAGATACAAAAATGGATTTCATTGTGCATATCAG GTCATTCGTACAGAAGGCTTTAGGGCTTTATACAAAGG GGGATTTGCAATTTTTGCTAGGTTAGGTCCCCAAACCACAATTACCTTTGTACTTTGTGAGAAGCTCAGGGAGGTCACTGGACTAAAGGCACTTTAG
- the LOC104456835 gene encoding mitochondrial substrate carrier family protein ucpB isoform X2 — translation MCSKLGYKCNLLAREGQVFIQVLKNEGPRSLYLGMTPALTRSLLYGGLRLGLYEPSKYVCDQAFGSSNIFVKIASGAFSGAIATAMTNPVEVIKVRLQMNSGSTKAGPVREMRKIVSEEGVKALWKGVGPAMARAAALTASQLATYDESKRILRRLTPLEEGFNLHLSSSIVAGMVSTLMTAPMDMVKTRLMLQRESETLGRYKNGFHCAYQVIRTEGFRALYKGGFAIFARLGPQTTITFVLCEKLREVTGLKAL, via the exons ATGTGCTCAAAGTTAGGCTACAAATGCAACTTGTTGGCCAGAGAG GGCCAAGTATTCATTCAAGTGTTGAAGAATGAAGGGCCACGTTCATTGTATCTTGGAATGACACCTGCACTAACACGATCACTTCTTTATGGGGGCCTCCGCTTGGGCTTGTATGAACCCTCTAAATATGTCTGTGATCAGGCATTTGGGTCCTccaatatttttgttaaaatagcGTCTGGAGCATTTTCAGGTGCTATTGCAACAGCTATGACCAACCCAGTTGAAGTCATAAAG GTGCGGTTACAAATGAATTCAGGTTCGACAAAAGCTGGGCCAGTCCGAGAAATGCGCAAGATTGTGTCTGAAGAGGGAGTAAAAGCTCTCTGGAAAGGGGTTGGCCCTGCTATGGCTAGAGCTGCTGCTTTGACTGCATCACAGCTGGCAACATACGATGAATCCAAGCGG ATTTTGAGGAGATTGACACCTCTAGAGGAAGGATTTAATCTACATCTGAG CTCAAGTATAGTCGCAGGCATGGTGAGTACTCTCATGACAGCACCAATGGACATGGTTAAGACCCGTCTCATGTTGCAACGGGAATCTGAGACTCTGGGGAGATACAAAAATGGATTTCATTGTGCATATCAG GTCATTCGTACAGAAGGCTTTAGGGCTTTATACAAAGG GGGATTTGCAATTTTTGCTAGGTTAGGTCCCCAAACCACAATTACCTTTGTACTTTGTGAGAAGCTCAGGGAGGTCACTGGACTAAAGGCACTTTAG